A segment of the Vibrio aquimaris genome:
AATCTATGGAAAGTTGGTGTATCTCTTGGCTTCTACCTAAATATTCAGTGTCTCAATGAACAGGGTAAGCCATAAAAGTGAGATTAAATTCAGAAGGTTTAGAGTCGGATATAAAAAACCCTTATGAACAGGAAGAGCATAAGGGCTTGAGTTAGGGGTGTTTAAAACTTATTTTTTCCAGTCTTTGAGCTTGAAAGTGAGAGTGTGTGTCTCGTTCATTAATACCAAGCTGTCTTCAGTCAGAGTGATATCACTCCATTGTGACAATGTTTTAGAAAATGTTTGCTCAAGGTTCATCGATTCGCCGATACACATTTTCATCGTCATACCCATTTTGGCGATGCGCAACTGATTATTTTTTAGCTCTGTTTGGCCAAAGAAATTATTGCAGCCAGCGTTGCCATTTGCCATTAGCTTTTCACCAATTTCTAGGCGTGGCTTTTTATGCCCTTCGCCTGAAGGTATCATTTCACCATCAACACTAACTAGTTCCCAATTATGATGCTGAAGATCTTGGGCTGTAATTTGTTTTTCGTCGCTACCATTGCTCGCACATGCTGTCATCATAATAGGGAGAGCAACAGCAGCAAGTAATGTTTTTGGACTAAACTTCATAGTAGGAAACTCCGGAATATAAATACCTTTATCGACATTTAGACGATTTTTATGCCTCAAAGTATAGGTGAAAATGCTTAGGTTTTGTCAGTCTAGAGTCATGGTTTATTTATCATTTCGTAGTGTAATATGCTGAGCGGTTGATCGTACAACCTAGCGCAATAAACCTGTACAGAGAGGATATTATGGAACAGTTAGAACTTTTTTCTGTGCCGAGTCCTTGTGTTGGAGTGTGCACCATGGATGACAAGGGGTATTGCAAAGGCTGCATGCGCAAGCGAGAAGAGCGCTTCAATTGGTTATCGTTTTCGCCAGCAGAGCAGCTACATATCATAAAGCTTTGTCGTCAACGTTACAGGCGAAGATTGGCAAACAGTAGTGAAGAACAAGAAGTGACAACGTCACTAACCGATCCCCAGCAAGAGCTGTTTTAGCGTGCCACCATGTTTGGTCTACAGGCGTTTCTATTCCCAGTCATCACTGACCCAACCACCAATATTTTCATCGAAATGGTTACCATGAAACCTATGAGGATGCTCTTTCTGATTTTGAGGGTTGGACTTGCTGTCGAGAAGCTCATGGATATAGCTCGCCATAGGGTCATGACACTCTAACCTTTCTTTCTTTGTTGCAATCTCTTTTATTAACTGTAAACGGTAGGAGTTGCTTGCGCGTTTCATTGGCGGCACCTGTCGTTGCTCTCACACTCAAACATTAGGAGTAGGAAAGTTAGTCGTCAACACTGAAAAATCGTGGAAAGTTATGGATTACTTTTGAGTCAATATTCATTTAGCTCATCGTCTAATGACAATATTGTTGACTAACTTGTACTTAGATAATTAGACCAATGTAGGGAGTGCTTTTTCTGCCATAAAAAGTTCATAAAACAATCGATGGAATCATGTTTATCTGTGACCATGTCACTAGGAATTTTAGAAAAACACCTTGAAGAAAGGATTAAAATGATGGTGCTGCATAGAGTAAAGGAGAGTCATTACAGTAATGATTCTCCTTTCTTGACATGTTGGGGCTGCAGCTATCGAAGCCCCACTTTAGAGTATGAAAAGGTGATTACTTGGCCTGACATGTTTGCTTTGAGACAATTTGGTCAACCATTAACTGGCCTCTAGTATTGCGCATTTTTATTCTGTAGGTTAGGCCTACATCCAAGTTATCTTTAGTTTCGTCATCGCTGCAGTAACTCTGAATGCTAGTCTTGAGCACATGTTGGATTGGTATTGCTTTTGGGGCATCCTGATTGTAAACCATCATTATTTCTATCATAGTCCCCTTAGAATTGGCTCTTAAGATAGAAAGTGGACCTACCTCCATTGGAAGCTCTGCAGCGATTACGCTGGCTCTGCTTTGAGCTAACATCTCAAGCTGACGTTGTTCTCCTGAAGAGGAGCATCCAGCAACTATTGAGGTTGCTAGTATTCCGAGGATAATTTTGAATTTCATTTTAGAACACTTTTTTGTACGGCTTAATTGTCACCTGTTTATAAACACCAGCATCAACGTATGGGTCTGCATCTGCCCAGTCTTGCGCTTGTTGGAGTGATTCAAATTCTGCAATAACGGTTGAACCTGAGAAACCAGCTTCACCTGGGTCATTCGAGTCTATCGCTGGCATAGGGCCAGCCGTGAGGAGACGGCCTTCGTCTTGAAGCTTTTGTAAACGAGCTAAATGAGCAGGTCGAACGCCCAATCTTTTTTCGAGCGAATTTTCAACATCTTGAGAAAAAATTACGTACCACATATTGCTGTCCTCATATTTAAATTTGTTGAGAGGCTTTGCCTAAAACCTTTTAAGCCTAACTGTACAGAATGTAACAGCTTTTAAAAGAGGATCTGACAATAAACTGTGAATTTAGTTCTGTTCGATTGCACGAGGTCTGCTTTCTGTATCTATCGCAACATAGTTAAATGTTGCATCACAGACCATGAAGCGTTCTCCTACGCCATGCTCTTTTACGGGCTTTACCCATACTTCTAAGTCGATATTCATCGAACTTCTTCCGATTATATCAATTCACTATGAGACTAGTCACCAGGATTCGACTCGGATTTTTGTTTTGGTAAATGTTTGTATATATAAACACCAGTAATGACGGTAAAACCGAAGGTTGCAGCTAATAGTCCAAATACTTTGAAATTGACCCACACATCAAGGGGAAGTTTGTATGCGATATAAATGTTGAGGCCCGCACAAAATGAAAAGAATACAACCCAAGCCCAAGTTACTTTTGCCCATACAGGGTCGGGGAGACTAATCTCTTTGCCTAGCATCCCTTTAATTGCCGATTTACCTATGGCATGACTGATGGCAAGACCAAGAGCAAAAACCACATATACTATCGTTACTTTCCATTTGATGAAGTTATCATCGTGAAAGATAATCGTCATGCCGCCAAACAAAGCAACCATGACGAAAGTAATTAATTGCATTTTCTCAACTTTTCTATATAGCAAGTAAGTGAGTATGACCTGAACTGCTGTGGCAATAATTAGCGCTCCAGTCGCAACATATATGTCTTGCATCTTATAAAGCACAAAAAAGATAATCAGCGGGATAAAATCTAATAGTTGTTTCATTGCAAATATCTAAAGTTTCAACATTAGAGACAGTTTAACTAAATATGGGCGATGAAAATAGGCCTTGGAAGCATTATGAGGCAAACTTGTTGGAACTTGGGTAAATGTTTAGTGAAGGGCTGGGTATTTGACTCTGTTTTTTACGGCTTAGCTGACTAAGGTCAGCTAAGCCGCTTTTTGTTAATACACTTCTAGAGATGAGATCATGAGTTTAATGTCTTCGAGGTAACCCTCTTCTCGCAAATTTGACACGGTTACCTTTAGCTCGTCGTTACTCATGGCAAAGCAGCTGGATTTGCCCGTCATGTGGTTTAAGTAGTCATGGTATTCATGCTCTGTAAAGTGGCCGAGTCTATCTACCAGTAAACATTTGATCCCATGGTGAATAAGTCTGTAGTACGTATGACGATGAAGTTCCATATCAGGCCTCTCCTAGCTATGCCAATCTGATAATTGCTCAGAAAGGGTGTGGCTTCGACAAAATGTTGCCACTTATGATTGATAACTCACTCAAAGCATAATGAATGCCAAATACGAATTGTTTATCTCCTATCATAGCTTTATTCATATTTTTTAATTAGTTAGGATAAAACGTGGAGTCGAGTAACGGAGGGTGTAAATTCACAATTCTTATTGCTTTTTGTCGTTAACAGACAGTTTGCAAATTGCAAGTCGTTTTGAGATTGAAAATAAGAACAAATTTTATTTTCTTCGATACCACTTATTTCATGTTTATTTATTAAGCTATTATTCATTTTAATGTGTTGAAAATTAAGCTTTTAATGAACTAGTACTGGGTGAAATATGTTTTTAATCATGATAAAATTAACATTAAAGGCGTATTCAGCCAATAAAAAAGTTGGCGTAAATCAGAAGGTTGGCATACACTTTCCCAAGTGTGGCCGATATGTTGTTGATTGGCTGAGTAAAATGCTTTGGCGCTGCCAAAAACGGCAGTAATGTTAAACACAGCTTTGAGGAAAGTTTTATGGCGCTCACAAAGGCCGATTTGGCTGAGAACCTGTTTGAAAAGCTCGGATACAGTAAACGGGATGCCAAGGAAACGGTTGAGGCGTTTTTCGAAGAGATTCGTAAGGCACTGGAAAGTGGCGAACAGGTAAAACTGTCTGGATTTGGAAATTTCGATCTACGCGAAAAAAATGAACGACCGGGTCGAAACCCAAAGACAGGTGAAGACATTCCAATTAGTGCTCGCCGCGTTGTTACCTTCCGCCCTGGGCAAAAACTGAAGGCTCGCGTTGAAAATGCAAAGGTGAAAGGCTGAAGTTTATAAGCTAACTGCTTATACAGTCGAGACACTAATATTCTAGAAGACGGAGTGATACTAGACCCGTCTTCCAGTTATATCTGGTATTTTAGTTTAGTCACGTTTCCACAGAGCATGACAGAACTTATGTTCCGGATCTCTGCTGATTAGCAGACGGGCAAACACGTCATCAAGGGTATCATCTTCCTCATTGACTAAGCCTATTCTCACTTCAGCGTACAGACTTTTATCAACATCGAACCCGACATGGTGTGACCAGTCATCGCCAGTTTCAACCAATTCTGCTGCTCCTCTGTCATCGAACTGTGCAGTAAAAATGATGACATCGGCAGGTTCGAGATTGTCTGGTGCCATTTCGAGAAATATATCATAAGCCGTTTCTATCACGTCGTCATAGGACATCAGTGTGGACATAATTACGCTCGGCTCATATATTTGCGCTCAGCCGTATTGATCACAATACGATCACCTGTTGCAATGTATTCGGGGACTTGTACTGTCAAACCAGTCGCAAAGCGAGCGGGTTTTGTTCTTGCCGAAGCAGAAGCGCCTTTAATTGATGGATCCGTTTCTTCTATCACAAGCTCAACGGAAGCGGGAAGCTCAAGACCAACGGCATTGTTGTCGACAACAATGACGTGAAGACCTTGAATTTCCTCGGTAACAAACAGCAACTCATCTTCAATATCAGACTTCTTAAATGTGAACTGGGTATAGTCTTCATTGTCCATGAATATGTATTCGTCACCATCAATATATGAGAATGCAACCGCTCGTTTGAACATGTCGACAGTATCGACCACATCATCAGACTTGAATCTTTCATCGACGCGTCCACCAGTAGACAAATCCACACAGCGTAATTTATATATTTTTGCTCCTCCTCGACCTCCAGGAGTGGTGACTTCAATATCTTTGATTAGCAGTGTTTTGCTGTTTGATTCGATAGCAAAACCTTTTTTAAGCTCGCTTGCCCTTGGCATGAATATATATCCTTAGCATGGAATGGAATTGTCGTATTATATACATAGAGTTTAAACGAAGGAATATCTTGATTCGTCCCAATGTGTGGGCGAACATTAGAAGAACCAGAGTCTAAAAATTAATGTAGTCAATTATATGCATCTTTCAGTTATCGACCCTAACCAGCCACTTCAGGAAATGTATCAGCCAGCAGTGGATGAACTTGTGACTTTTCTAAAGAGTGGGCTGGGAGAGAATCTCCATAGTGTATATATCTATGGGAGTGTTGCTCGAAAGCGAGCTGAGCCAAACCTGTCTAATCTTGATGCTCTAGTAGTGTCAAATGAGAGCTTTAGTGATACAAGAACAACCTTGTTTAACTCGATAAAGTTTCGTTTTCAAAAAGCTTACCCATTTATCAACGGGATTTCCCTAACAAACGCTTTAGCTCAAGAAGTCGCTAGTCTTGACAGTATATTCTCTTTGGGCTTTCAGCTGCGCCATTGCTCAGTCTGTGTCTACGGTGAGAACTTAGCAGAGTGCTTCGGTGATTACGAGCCGAGTTGGGAAGTGGCCAAACACTGGAATATGGATGTCGAAAATTGGGTTGCTGTGTATCGTAATCGAATAGCGCGCTCAGCGACACCAGAGGATCAAATAAAGGCCCAAGTGATCATTGCGAAAAAGCTACTTCGAGCCAGCTATTCTCTTGTGATGTATAAAGACAAAAATTGGTTTGATGATCCCATTGAATGCGGGAATAATTTTCTGCGTTATTATCCAGAAAAGCAAGTCGAGATAGAGCGCTTGGGCATTTTGCTATCAGGTCGCTTTATTGCCAAGCGTTCTGTTATAGGCATCCTCGATGGCTTTGGAGAGTGGTTGGTCAAGCAGTATCAAAAAACAGAGTTTCGTATTGGCTAGCTTCCTCTGTTAGAACAAACCAAGCTGAGGCTCGTATAGGCTAGTAAAATTGATTCCCACAAATGGCAGAATGGCTTCTGCGACAGGCTTAAGTTGCTTATCGATGTAGTGCTGGTAATCGATAGAGCTTTTTAAGTATTCCAGCGGCTCTGGCCCGTTAATAGTAATGACATACTCAATTCTGCCTTTATTTTGGTATTGAAGAGGCCTTCCCAATTGTGAGTTTATTTCATCGGCTAAGCGAGCGGCCTTTACTTGTGGAGGAATATTTTTTTGATATTCATGGAGCCTGCGCCGAAGGCGCTTCTGATACACCATTTCTGAATCAAACTCCCCAGCTAATGTTTGCTCGACAAACTTTCGAACAAAGTCTGAGGGATCTTGTTCATGGAAGATCATCGAATAGAGCTGACGCTGAAAACGTTGGGACAGGCGAGTCCAATCGGTACGAGCGCTTTCTAGGCCTTTGAATACAATTTTTTCTGACTCACCGTCACCAATGAGTCCGGCATAACGTTTTTTTGATCCTGTTTCTTGACCTCGAATCGTTGGCATAAGAAACTTCTTATAATGCGTCTCATACTCTATCTCAAGGATTGAGGTCAGGTTGTATTTTTCTTTGAGGTGCTTTGCCCACCAATCGTTAATGCAGTCTACGAGCTCTAGCCCTATCTTATCAGCTTGCATTTGTGAGAACTGACCGTTTAAGGCAACAAAGGTTGAATCGGTATCACCATAGATCACTTGATAACCTTGTTGCTCAATTAACTGCTTAGTTTGTTTCATGATTTCATGCCCACGCATTGTGATACTTGATGCTAAGCGAGTATCAAAGAAACGGCAGCCAGAAGACCCAAGCACACCGTAAAATGAATTCATGATAATCTTAATGGCCTGTGAAAATACGTCTTCGCTATTGCTTTTAGCTTGGTCTCGAGCTGCCCAAAGGTCTTCAATCATAGCCGGAAGAAAATGCTTACTGCGATGAAACTGTGCTCCTCGAAAACCTTCTACCGCTTGATGTTCGTCCTTGCCAACTTCTAACTTTAATCCTTCGATTAAACCCATAGGGTCAATCAGAAACGACCGAATTATTGATGGATACAGGCTTTTAAAATCAAGGACCAAAACAGAATCATAAAGATTTGGTATTGAATCCATGACATAACCACCAGGGCTTGCGAACCAGTTCTCAGAGTGTAAATTGGGAGCCGCATAGCCTGCTCGGTGAAGTTGAGGCAAATATAAATTGGTGAATGCTGCAACAGAGCCTCCGACACGGTCCAGCTCTACGCCTGTGAGTTTTGAGCGCTCGATAGCAAACTCAAGTAAATGAGTTTGAGAGAAGATTTTATTTACCAGGACACAGTCTTGAAGGTTATATTTTGCCAAAGAGGGCTTATCTTTGAGAAACATCTGGTTTATTTCATCCATTCTATCGTGGACATTATGGATTTTTTTCCCTTCGCCTAATAACTCTTGAGAGACAGATTCAAGTGACCAACTGCGAAAGTGAAAGGTCGCCGTTTTAAGTGTGTCAATGCCGTCCATCACGACTCTACCTGGAATAGACACAAAAGCTTGTTGGGTATTTGAGGAGGTACGAAAGAAGCAATTCTGTTTAGCCCGGCCTATGTTCAATTTGAGCTTATGCCACTGAGCGCGTTTGTGCAGAACTCGAAAATCAAAATCAATTACATTCCAGCCAATGATGACGTCAGGGTCAAATTGCTCAAACCAGCGAATCATGGCAGCTAAGAGTTGGCGTTCGTTTTCGACCCACTCGATCTGAGTCTCCGATTTCTGATGGGGACCTATCATGATGACTCGACTGTCCATCGAGCTATCGAGCCCAACCGAATACAATATGCCTTTTTCTGAGCACTCAATATCTAAGGAAACCACTTTCAACTGCGGTGTATAATCGCATTTTCGGCATTGAGTGTGATGAAATTTTGTGTAGCCTCGCTTTTGCTCTGGTATTCCAGTAAATTCAAGGCCGCCTTGAATAAAGCGCTCCATTAAATAACGATCTGTCAGACGAATATCATCTTCAAGAACCAGTATGTCTCTTTGTTTGAGCTCTTGGCTTAGCTGTTGCGCTTGCTTGATGGTGTGGCAATAGCAAGCGGCGAGTTTTATACCACCAAAGCTGGTAAGCGGTACGGCCTTGATTTCAGCGTTAATCTGTAAAGAGCGTACTAAGGTTTGGCATAGCAACGTGTCTTCTTGAGAAATAAAAAATACAGACTTTTCCCCGTTGATAATGAGCTGAACGGGGCCGTTCTCTGTTTTTAGCCAGAGCTCTATCTGGGTTTGACCTGAGATGTCTCTGGCTTGGCGAGTCAACAAAAATCCATGTTGTATTGACATTTGAAATGCTCTTATAGTAATTCGCCGCTAGCTTAGCATAAGCCTGTAATAGTCTAATAGTAAATTAATCCACTCACTTTGATGCCAATATCTTCTAAATACCATTGCTTATAACCAATCTGCGTTCTGAGCGCAACATTGGAGGTGAGTGACCAATTCCAACTGACACTGAGGTTTGAATGGGAATCTTGATCGGAATGTATGAGTGCATGATATTGCGCTTGTAAACCAAGCCTATGCTTTGGGGTTATCTGGAATAAAGCACCAGCTTCAATACCTACTCCCGAAACGAGGTCATAGTCAGTGAGTTTTCCACCGTTTAACTCACCGGATAATAGCGTATAAACATGTGTTTTATCTGAATCTCCCCATGATTTTCCATAGCCGCCTTGGGCAAACCAACGTTCGTCCATAGCGTCTGATTTTGGTTGGCGATCCATCCCAGTGCGTACATTCCAAGACCAGCTGTTAAAAACTCTGTTGCTGGGGGCGAGTGCCATGGCATCGAAGAGGTAAAACCTATCCAGCCTAGTTGTGCCTTCTTGGCTGAGCGTCAGCTGTGTATCGAGAAAATTAATTTGCGCACCCGCGACAAAACCATCTTGAGAGTCAAATAGATCATGATACGCGGCTCGCCATTCCAGAGTAGTTTGATTGCTTGTGTCGTCCCAATATTGATAACCCAAACCAAATCGAGCAGAAGCATGACCTTGCTCTGGCGATACGAGCGGCGGTTCAACAGGTGAAAATGGCGAAGGGACTTTTATTTTGCTCCTTAAATAAAGGAGCTTGGTTAGTCGTTTAGCAGTTGGATCCCGCTCTAAACCCTGATCATAAAGCTGGAAGTTTAGCCATTCATAGGCAAGCTCTAGTATTGCTGCTTGCTCTGTATCTGAGAATTCGGACTTATCTGGATAATTACCGTGGGTTGCCTTTTTTGCTGCTTCAAACAGGCGCGCATCGACTTCATTGGCTTGATGTAAAAGTCGAGTGCCGAAAGCGGCTCTATAATAGGGCGCTTCCAGCAAATCGTTTTCAGCGAGAACCCGAACTGTGTCTGAAGGAATTGCTTGCACGGAAAACTCTTTTGTTAGAGCCAAGTCTTCTCGGGCAATTTCCAGTAAGGACAGCAATTGATAAGAGCAGTTTTCATCAAGAAAGTAGTAGTCTAATTCAGCGTTTTGCATTTCCCACAAATGGAGTAATATTTTTTCGACTTCTTCTGGTGTAAGTTTCAGCTTGTATTCCCAAATATCTCTAGACTCAATGTCGTTATATTCGCGAACTTTCTTATAGTAGGGCATAACGGCGAATCGACCAGGATACTGGCCAATTAAGCCCTTGATAGCAAATGCTGCAGAGTTGTCTTGACTGTCAGGCTCTGCGGCAAAATTGACGGCAAAGGCGACTAATTCTTTGTGTCGAGTCTGATCCTTGGCATCGATACGGAGCAGAGTATGACCGAACATGGAAGAGGGGTTATTCATAAATGCAGTCGGGAACACGAGTGTCAGGCCTTCTGGATCAATGATTTCTCTCCATGTGTTTAATTCAGGGCATGAGAGTGTGGCTTGTCTACCTTGCAGGCTTTCTAGCCAAGAGTATCTTGCTGGGAAACGGCATTGCATCTCTTTGGCAATTTCTTGATCCTCCGAGTAAAGCTTGGTTATGGTTGCTTGTAATTCTTGCACTGGTGAATGCTTGCCATTTGGCGAAATAAAGAATTGTTCATTATCTATGGTACTTTGGTAGCCGGATAAGAAACTGGGTAGGTAATGGCCTAGTTTGAGCCAATAGGGGTCTTGAGCCAGCATTTTGACCTCAAATTTGTTAGCAGAGAAGGCATTTGGAACAAACAGATATAAGCTAAGCAGTGAGGCACTTTTGATAAGGTACAACTTCATAAAGGAAAGCTTCTTATATTTTGCTAATGGTGGTGGAATTTGGCCTATCTCGATGACTGATAGAGAGAAAATGCCACTCTAAATTTAAGTGGCATTATGATGTAACCGAGCTTAGTTAGATAGCGTAGTGAGCAAGCTCGCTATCGCTTGCAACGACATTATTGAGATTAGCGAACACTTCTTGAGAGGTAACATTCTCTGAAACAAAGACATCAGAGAACTTGTCTTGTACTAAAGCATTGAATCTTGCTTTGTCAGCGTCGTCAAGTCCCCATACTTCGGAAAGTGTCGCTAAGGTTTCGCCTTGACCCTTTGCCATATCACGAGCGAGATTATCTATATTTCCATCGATAAACATAGCGAGTTTTTCTGAAGAGGTGACTTTACCCGTACCATCACAACCTAGAGTACCAAACGTAATACCAAAAGTTTGGTTGCCCAATAGGCCGTTTGTAGTTGCTGCAAGAATTTTGGGCACTTTCCCTTCACTACCATCAAATACCATGGTGCCGAAACCACAGCCCACATCAGAGTCTGCCAGTGCCAAACCAGACAAAGGTAATGTAGTGGCCAAAACTGTCGCTGCTAGAAGCTTTTTCATAACATATCCTTAGAAAATAATGTCTTGATAATTCCGTATAAAATGTGCTGCTGAACAATGCACCCTCTAGACATAGTTTAGATTTTGGCTCCTTGCAAAGGCGCTGATAAGAGAATGCGTTTATAAGCTGAATTTGTAGCTATTACAGTAATATACGGCTAGAATTATCAATAATTGTGTCATTAGGGCGTTAAGCTGCAGTTATGAAAATAAGTACTTGCTAAAGTTTGCGTTTGGGCACATATTCAGATTAAGTAACAAACCATAATTAGGTTAGAATAAGCAGCTATGCTGTTATCCACTTTTATTAGTGGCTGCAGAGCGAATTAAAAAGTGTGGAGATACAAGTTTGATAAATGTTTTCCTTGTAGATGATCACGAGCTGGTTCGCACAGGGATACGACGTATTATTGAAGACGTCCGTGGAATGAACGTAGCAGGGGAAGCTGAAAGCGGTGAAGACGCAGTAAAGTGGTGTCGGGCAAATCATACCGATGTCATTTTAATGGATATGAACATGCCGGGTATTGGGGGCTTAGAGTCAACCAAGAAAATCTTGCGTTTTAATCCTGATGTGAAAATCATCGTTTTAACTGTTCATACGGAGAATCCGTTTCCAACCAAAGTGATGCAAGCAGGTGCGGCAGGGTACCTGACAAAAGGGGCGGGGCCAGATGAAATGGTCAACGCAATACGTATTGTAAATAGTGGTCAGCGTTATATCTCTCCTGATATCGCGCAGCAGATGGCGTTGAGCCAATTTTCTTCTGCGTCAGAGAATCCGTTTGCAGAGCTTTCTGAGCGTGAGTTGCAAATAATGATGATGATCACCAAAGGACAAAAAGTTACCGATATATCCGAGCAACTTAACTTAAGTCCTAAAACAGTGAACAGCTACAGATACCGGTTATTTAACAAGCTCGGTATCAATGGTGATGTTGAGCTGACCCATTTAGCCATTCGCCATGGAATGTTAGATACTGAGACTTTGTAGTGACCGACCCTTTTGATTCGGCTTCTTTTTTAAAGACGGTCACGCATCAGCCCGGCGTGTACAGAATGTATAACGCTGAGGCTGTTGTGATCTATGTAGGAAAAGCCAAAGACCTCAAAAAACGCCTTTCTAGTTACTTCCGTACCAAAGTTGATAGTGAAAAAACTCGCGCGCTAGTGAGCAACATCGCTCAAATTGATGTCACTGTCACTCATACAGAAACTGAAGCTCTGATATTAGAGCACAACTATATTAAGCAGTACTT
Coding sequences within it:
- the uvrY gene encoding UvrY/SirA/GacA family response regulator transcription factor → MINVFLVDDHELVRTGIRRIIEDVRGMNVAGEAESGEDAVKWCRANHTDVILMDMNMPGIGGLESTKKILRFNPDVKIIVLTVHTENPFPTKVMQAGAAGYLTKGAGPDEMVNAIRIVNSGQRYISPDIAQQMALSQFSSASENPFAELSERELQIMMMITKGQKVTDISEQLNLSPKTVNSYRYRLFNKLGINGDVELTHLAIRHGMLDTETL